From a region of the Luteolibacter arcticus genome:
- a CDS encoding phosphotransferase enzyme family protein produces MRADFVDAQPYGSGHINDTYCAWYDQAGIRIRYIHQRINHHIFKDPASLMENIERVTAHSLARLLDQDHPEARRRTLTVLPGLDGKPYVIDREGNFWRTYPFIERARGYDEIRTNLQAEQAAKSFGEFQKLAADLGGNRLNETIPNFHHTPKRLQALQEAIASDSFGRARNCQPEIEFALSRATDCRKVTDLIAAGVIPERVTHNDTKLNNVLLDDVTSEGVCVIDLDTTMPGSVLYDFGDMVRTATPTTREDETDLSLINIRLDRFDALVRGYVDSAASFLNRAEIDHLAFSGKLLTLECGIRFLTDYLQGDTYFKTKRPGHNLDRCRSQFAMVKAIEENLERMEEMVQVAAGSDKIVAAA; encoded by the coding sequence ATGAGAGCCGACTTCGTGGATGCCCAGCCTTATGGCTCGGGGCACATCAACGACACGTACTGCGCGTGGTACGACCAAGCCGGCATCCGCATTCGCTACATCCACCAGCGGATCAACCATCACATTTTCAAGGATCCGGCGAGCCTGATGGAGAATATCGAGCGCGTCACCGCTCACTCGCTCGCCCGTCTTCTCGACCAGGATCACCCGGAAGCCCGCCGTCGCACGCTCACCGTGCTGCCCGGCTTGGACGGCAAGCCCTACGTGATCGATCGCGAGGGCAACTTCTGGCGCACCTACCCATTCATCGAGCGCGCCCGCGGCTACGATGAAATCCGTACCAACCTCCAGGCGGAGCAAGCGGCCAAGTCTTTCGGCGAGTTCCAGAAGCTCGCGGCCGACCTTGGCGGCAACCGCCTGAACGAGACCATTCCGAATTTCCACCACACGCCGAAGCGCCTCCAGGCACTTCAGGAAGCGATCGCCAGCGACAGCTTCGGCCGCGCGCGCAATTGCCAACCGGAGATCGAGTTCGCGCTGTCCCGTGCCACCGACTGCCGCAAGGTCACCGACCTGATCGCTGCAGGTGTGATCCCCGAGCGCGTCACTCACAACGATACCAAGCTCAACAACGTCCTGCTCGACGATGTGACCTCGGAAGGCGTGTGCGTGATCGACCTCGACACCACCATGCCCGGCTCGGTGCTCTATGACTTCGGCGACATGGTCCGTACCGCCACGCCGACCACCCGCGAGGATGAGACCGACCTCTCGCTGATCAATATCCGCCTCGATCGCTTCGATGCGCTGGTCCGAGGCTACGTCGATAGCGCCGCCTCCTTCCTCAACCGCGCCGAAATCGATCACCTCGCCTTCTCCGGCAAGCTGCTCACGCTCGAGTGCGGCATCCGCTTCCTCACCGACTACCTGCAGGGCGACACCTACTTCAAGACCAAGCGCCCCGGCCACAACCTCGACCGCTGCCGCTCGCAGTTCGCGATGGTGAAGGCGATCGAGGAAAATCTCGAGCGTATGGAAGAAATGGTGCAAGTCGCCGCCGGCAGCGACAAGATCGTGGCCGCTGCCTAA
- a CDS encoding helix-turn-helix transcriptional regulator, giving the protein MPGFRELVKEGWVKILDELKISGGLPVPELSRRLGGSYMGMKDQCDRLVKLGYLERWRLPRQEVGRPEIMYRLAPKAEAIFPQAGVSLSLELLDAARALFGAAAPERLLMQYFSQLRERWRPKLTKAKSLVERATLLSGLREKEGCFGRCKYDPARGFRIEEYHHPLQTVFQSYPGAVTLEVRMMEELLGARIVRKEVPGGRGGPARIDYEVATLGVREGV; this is encoded by the coding sequence GTGCCGGGCTTCCGCGAGTTGGTGAAAGAGGGATGGGTGAAGATCCTCGATGAGCTAAAGATTTCCGGCGGTCTGCCGGTGCCCGAGCTGAGCCGGCGGCTGGGCGGGAGCTACATGGGCATGAAGGACCAGTGCGACCGGCTGGTGAAGCTGGGCTATCTGGAGCGCTGGCGGCTGCCGCGGCAGGAGGTGGGGCGGCCGGAAATCATGTACCGGCTGGCCCCGAAGGCGGAGGCGATCTTTCCCCAGGCCGGCGTTTCGCTGTCGCTGGAATTGCTGGATGCGGCGCGGGCGCTGTTTGGCGCCGCCGCGCCGGAGCGGCTGCTGATGCAGTATTTCAGCCAGCTCCGCGAGCGCTGGCGGCCGAAGCTGACCAAGGCGAAGTCGCTGGTCGAGCGGGCGACCCTGCTGTCCGGGCTGCGCGAGAAGGAGGGCTGCTTCGGGCGCTGCAAGTATGATCCCGCGCGGGGTTTCCGAATTGAGGAATACCACCATCCGCTGCAGACCGTCTTCCAATCGTATCCGGGGGCGGTCACCCTGGAGGTCCGGATGATGGAGGAGCTTCTCGGCGCCCGCATCGTGCGGAAGGAGGTGCCCGGGGGGCGTGGCGGTCCGGCGCGGATCGATTACGAGGTGGCGACGCTCGGCGTGCGGGAGGGGGTTTAA
- a CDS encoding DUF6600 domain-containing protein, producing MKPRRLIWASSALCLLIASCDKTKSTSAAASGGSDATADALAAERAALEDERMALERQRLEDERLALDAEKAALEAEREARLADREQDVEQRDLSLEERQQALADRELDLRDREGELADREAGLSDRELELAGQESLDDWEPEPIEDYQEPVADYGTFYDDLQPYGSWFETPDYGYVYQPSIVVQDNSWRPYTRGRWACTNRGWAWVSDEPFGWACFHYGRWTLLGGKGWVWVPGDEWAPSWVSWREGDDCVGWAPLPPETLCYRGRGWDRNVEKDFGIGHGCFTFVHCRNMADPIWRHCLPVGQNNIFIKKTVNITNIHMDRDRVVSGGPRFEKLRAMVGKPWRVYQLDTDRFQGLRDLAHRKSELRGNRLSVFAPSMNTRWNAELKPQRVAGKWDDVKTVRAESGIKPEWTERFRESRQKQKEQAVAWKRDHSAGEDVKKQLEVNREKVAEAQKTYQAKQRELVEARREKQMEKQMEKQMEKQMEKQEQLAEKRGQQAKTKPTPGSVAGQPATPDKGAQGEAADRKPSLAERQRELAERMRESRNRGQAEPQAETPADRTSRPGNPSAGETADNRRPRQPRTETPRATPAEPTTRPAQPQLPEGMVPRGEANEGGVAQRENRRPTPQPVVPGRAGNDGAVAQDETRRQQLQEARAQQQEPMRQRQEEARQRQEESRQTQDRSRAEAEEGGRRELVEQARREQQEAARQKADQARQQQEAGQRQMEESRQRQQEEARASQEQSRRQAEDNQRRQQQEEMQKQQQETARQQQEERARAQQEERARQQEQQRAQQEERMREQQERARQQEEARARQQEEMQRRQEEARREADERSRQQQEERARQQEESRRQQEERQKEQQEPSRQEQDERNRKQQEEGQRTRGGR from the coding sequence ATGAAACCCCGCCGCCTGATTTGGGCATCGTCTGCCCTGTGCCTCCTGATCGCTTCCTGCGACAAAACGAAATCCACGTCTGCCGCCGCCTCCGGTGGCAGCGATGCTACTGCCGATGCCCTCGCCGCGGAACGCGCCGCCCTGGAGGATGAGCGCATGGCGCTCGAACGACAGCGCCTCGAAGACGAGCGCCTGGCGTTGGATGCGGAGAAGGCCGCGCTCGAGGCCGAGCGGGAAGCCCGCCTCGCCGATCGCGAGCAAGACGTCGAGCAGCGCGACCTTTCCCTTGAGGAAAGACAACAGGCATTGGCGGACCGTGAGCTGGATCTCCGTGATCGCGAAGGGGAGCTCGCCGATCGCGAGGCAGGTCTCAGCGACCGCGAGCTGGAACTTGCCGGCCAGGAGTCGCTCGATGATTGGGAGCCAGAGCCCATCGAGGATTATCAAGAGCCGGTCGCCGACTACGGAACCTTTTACGATGACCTGCAGCCCTACGGCTCGTGGTTCGAAACGCCGGACTACGGTTACGTGTACCAGCCGAGCATCGTGGTGCAGGACAATTCATGGCGGCCATACACGCGCGGGCGTTGGGCATGCACGAATCGCGGCTGGGCATGGGTGTCGGATGAGCCTTTCGGCTGGGCATGTTTCCACTATGGTCGCTGGACCTTGCTCGGCGGCAAGGGATGGGTGTGGGTGCCCGGCGACGAGTGGGCGCCATCGTGGGTCTCCTGGCGTGAAGGCGACGACTGCGTCGGCTGGGCACCGCTGCCGCCGGAGACGCTGTGCTATCGCGGCCGCGGCTGGGACCGCAATGTTGAGAAGGACTTCGGCATCGGGCATGGATGCTTCACCTTCGTCCACTGCCGGAACATGGCGGACCCGATCTGGCGTCATTGCCTGCCGGTCGGGCAGAACAACATCTTCATCAAGAAGACGGTCAACATCACCAACATCCACATGGATCGTGATCGCGTGGTCAGTGGTGGACCGCGCTTTGAAAAGCTGCGCGCGATGGTCGGCAAGCCATGGCGGGTCTATCAGCTCGATACCGATCGCTTCCAAGGCCTGCGAGATCTTGCCCATCGCAAGAGCGAACTCCGCGGCAATCGTCTCTCGGTTTTCGCGCCGAGCATGAACACGCGCTGGAATGCCGAGCTCAAGCCCCAGCGTGTGGCTGGCAAGTGGGATGACGTGAAAACCGTCCGTGCTGAAAGTGGCATCAAGCCGGAGTGGACCGAGCGCTTCCGTGAGTCGCGGCAGAAGCAGAAGGAGCAAGCGGTGGCGTGGAAGCGAGACCATTCCGCAGGCGAGGACGTGAAGAAGCAGCTCGAAGTCAACCGCGAGAAAGTGGCCGAAGCTCAGAAGACCTATCAAGCGAAGCAGCGCGAACTCGTCGAAGCCCGTCGCGAGAAGCAGATGGAGAAGCAGATGGAGAAGCAGATGGAGAAGCAGATGGAGAAGCAGGAACAACTGGCTGAGAAGCGCGGGCAGCAAGCCAAGACCAAACCCACGCCGGGAAGCGTGGCCGGACAGCCGGCGACTCCTGACAAGGGGGCTCAAGGAGAAGCCGCCGATCGCAAGCCGTCGCTTGCCGAACGTCAGCGCGAATTGGCAGAGCGCATGCGCGAGTCGCGCAATCGTGGCCAAGCCGAACCTCAAGCGGAGACGCCGGCGGATCGCACCTCGCGTCCGGGTAATCCATCGGCCGGTGAAACCGCGGACAACCGTCGTCCACGCCAGCCTCGCACGGAGACCCCACGTGCGACTCCCGCGGAGCCGACGACGCGGCCGGCCCAACCCCAGCTTCCGGAGGGGATGGTGCCGCGAGGTGAAGCGAACGAGGGCGGGGTCGCACAACGTGAAAACCGTCGTCCGACGCCACAGCCAGTCGTGCCGGGACGTGCAGGAAATGATGGTGCGGTCGCGCAGGATGAAACCCGTCGCCAGCAGCTTCAGGAAGCGCGGGCTCAGCAGCAGGAACCGATGCGCCAGCGTCAGGAGGAAGCCCGCCAGCGCCAGGAGGAGTCCCGGCAAACGCAAGATCGTTCGCGCGCCGAAGCAGAAGAAGGCGGTCGCCGTGAACTGGTGGAGCAAGCACGCCGCGAGCAGCAGGAAGCTGCTCGCCAGAAAGCCGATCAAGCGCGTCAGCAACAAGAAGCGGGCCAACGCCAGATGGAGGAAAGCCGTCAACGCCAGCAGGAAGAAGCGCGTGCGAGCCAGGAGCAGTCGCGCCGTCAGGCCGAAGACAATCAACGCCGCCAGCAACAGGAGGAGATGCAGAAGCAGCAGCAGGAGACTGCCCGCCAGCAACAAGAAGAGCGTGCGCGTGCGCAGCAGGAGGAACGCGCACGTCAACAAGAGCAGCAACGTGCGCAGCAGGAGGAGCGCATGCGTGAACAACAGGAGCGTGCGCGCCAGCAAGAAGAAGCACGCGCACGCCAGCAGGAAGAGATGCAGCGTCGCCAGGAGGAAGCGCGTCGCGAAGCCGATGAGCGTTCCCGCCAACAGCAGGAGGAGCGAGCCCGTCAGCAAGAGGAGTCGCGTCGCCAACAAGAAGAACGCCAGAAGGAACAGCAGGAGCCCTCACGCCAGGAACAAGACGAGCGCAACCGCAAGCAGCAGGAAGAAGGACAGCGCACGCGCGGCGGACGTTGA
- a CDS encoding transglutaminase-like domain-containing protein, giving the protein MTAAPDTSPERLALLLRLLDDDSPPVRASVEAALSAYDGDVSELLGGLQIVLGEPEQELLSLMLLPARRERLRREWVVPAGGAGAVLDDWDQFEALLRSLSDYLHDGVTLRQPLGDALDLLAEELEDIGTQEGAAGLNRALFESGRFKANFREEDEPDNYDLGHVLAGNPSNAFGLGLVFLFVAHRLDIDVEGVSLPQSFLCRFHDEGQVVLTEPAMKGRTITSEDLAHRIRRYPREVRAMVARPATPGELLVRVVEELATSWSVRGETEDAELMEELLATLVKAPF; this is encoded by the coding sequence GTGACCGCTGCTCCCGATACTTCACCGGAGCGCCTCGCCCTGCTACTGAGGCTGCTCGACGACGACTCCCCCCCAGTGCGGGCGTCCGTGGAAGCCGCCCTCTCCGCCTACGATGGCGATGTCAGCGAGTTGCTCGGCGGACTCCAGATCGTGCTCGGCGAGCCGGAGCAGGAATTGCTCTCGCTGATGTTGCTTCCCGCACGACGCGAACGCCTCCGCCGCGAATGGGTTGTTCCCGCCGGTGGCGCTGGAGCAGTGCTCGATGACTGGGATCAATTTGAAGCACTGCTGCGTTCCCTTTCCGACTATCTGCACGACGGTGTCACCCTGAGACAACCGTTGGGAGATGCGCTCGATTTACTGGCGGAAGAGCTTGAGGACATCGGCACTCAGGAAGGAGCTGCCGGCTTGAACAGGGCGCTATTTGAAAGCGGCCGCTTCAAGGCGAATTTCCGCGAGGAAGACGAGCCGGACAATTACGACCTTGGCCATGTGCTTGCGGGAAATCCGTCTAACGCATTCGGCCTGGGACTCGTATTTCTATTCGTCGCCCACCGGCTGGATATCGATGTCGAGGGAGTCAGCCTCCCCCAATCGTTCTTGTGCCGCTTTCATGACGAGGGACAAGTCGTGCTCACCGAGCCCGCGATGAAAGGCCGCACGATCACTAGTGAAGATCTCGCGCATCGCATCCGGCGTTATCCGCGTGAAGTCCGCGCGATGGTCGCACGTCCCGCCACTCCCGGTGAATTGTTGGTCCGGGTCGTGGAAGAACTTGCGACTTCATGGTCAGTCCGCGGCGAAACAGAAGATGCCGAGCTCATGGAAGAGCTGCTGGCCACGCTGGTGAAGGCGCCGTTCTGA
- a CDS encoding BlaI/MecI/CopY family transcriptional regulator, with protein MARATHPSNLELQALSVLWHEGPSTVSAVLENLPDGKDRAYTTVLSVLQSLERKKLVKRARDGRAHVYEAAFSQDAIVRRAAHDFLTNAFGGRLGEAILALLSAGTLTPEEKTNIERELKRHKAMAAKKTAKKAAKKVAKKAPAKKAAAKKVAKKVAKKAPAKKAAAKKAAKKAPAKKVAKKAAKKAAKSAKKAAKKVAKKTVAKKAAKKAAAKKAPAKKAPAKKAPAKKAAKSAKKAAPAKKAAKKAAKKAAKKA; from the coding sequence ATGGCACGAGCAACCCACCCCTCCAACCTCGAGCTCCAGGCATTGTCCGTGTTGTGGCACGAGGGTCCATCTACGGTAAGTGCCGTACTTGAGAACCTCCCCGACGGAAAGGACCGGGCTTACACGACAGTGCTGTCGGTGTTGCAAAGCCTCGAACGCAAGAAGCTCGTCAAGCGTGCGCGCGATGGTCGCGCCCATGTTTATGAAGCTGCGTTTTCCCAGGACGCCATCGTCCGTCGTGCCGCGCACGATTTTCTTACCAACGCTTTCGGGGGTCGTCTCGGTGAGGCGATCCTCGCACTCCTCTCCGCCGGGACTTTGACCCCGGAAGAGAAAACAAACATCGAACGCGAACTCAAACGACACAAAGCCATGGCTGCAAAGAAAACAGCGAAGAAGGCGGCCAAGAAGGTCGCCAAGAAAGCCCCGGCCAAGAAGGCCGCTGCGAAGAAGGTAGCGAAGAAGGTAGCGAAGAAGGCCCCGGCCAAGAAGGCTGCGGCGAAGAAGGCTGCCAAGAAGGCTCCGGCGAAGAAGGTTGCTAAGAAGGCCGCCAAGAAAGCCGCGAAGTCCGCCAAGAAGGCCGCCAAGAAGGTAGCGAAGAAGACCGTTGCCAAGAAGGCAGCCAAGAAGGCCGCCGCGAAGAAGGCACCGGCCAAGAAGGCTCCTGCAAAGAAGGCTCCTGCAAAGAAGGCCGCCAAGTCCGCCAAGAAAGCCGCTCCGGCCAAGAAGGCTGCCAAGAAGGCCGCCAAGAAAGCCGCGAAGAAGGCCTAA
- a CDS encoding TlpA family protein disulfide reductase, protein MFSSGTTSSLAALLLLAATCFAQEPKTVPEPKPAPEEDPYASLPPKRAALERMISERGTPEAFEAAIKKAREQGVSDQAILEARFLYHVDRREDDKIAAMLPEFLRRKDDFKIEQSEIFAVKEDWLAVVEYVEAIDALKKNDRDGFKKHITEAFWLSPRQASAFAPHIDRMRLDEAMRTVKIDGSIKLPSLLAKDPLELATLMRDRKALLLHFWSPWSRECEASMPDFKVTATELEKHGVAVASLLAESTPDAAKDAKEIVAGLGDKPPGVWLLDREKDSLMRLLRIQNLPTMVLVSPEGSVIYNGHPSEDGLWDALSKLAPEVKRPAVEGH, encoded by the coding sequence ATGTTTTCCTCCGGCACGACCTCATCCCTCGCCGCGCTGCTGTTGCTGGCAGCGACCTGCTTCGCGCAGGAGCCGAAAACCGTGCCTGAGCCAAAACCCGCGCCGGAGGAAGACCCCTACGCCTCGCTGCCACCAAAGCGCGCCGCCTTGGAGCGCATGATCTCCGAACGCGGCACGCCCGAGGCCTTCGAAGCGGCGATCAAGAAGGCGCGCGAGCAAGGCGTCAGCGATCAAGCCATCCTCGAAGCGCGCTTCCTCTACCACGTGGATCGCCGCGAGGACGACAAGATCGCCGCGATGCTGCCGGAATTCCTCAGGCGCAAGGACGACTTCAAGATCGAGCAGTCCGAGATCTTCGCCGTGAAGGAAGACTGGCTCGCCGTCGTGGAATACGTCGAGGCGATCGACGCGCTGAAGAAGAATGATCGCGACGGCTTCAAGAAGCACATCACCGAGGCCTTCTGGCTCAGCCCGCGCCAGGCGAGCGCCTTCGCACCGCACATCGATCGCATGCGCCTGGACGAGGCGATGCGTACCGTGAAGATCGATGGCTCGATCAAACTGCCGTCGTTGCTTGCGAAGGATCCGCTGGAACTCGCCACGCTGATGCGCGATCGCAAGGCGCTTCTGCTTCACTTCTGGTCACCGTGGAGCCGCGAGTGCGAAGCGAGCATGCCGGACTTCAAGGTCACCGCGACGGAGCTGGAGAAGCATGGAGTCGCCGTCGCATCGCTGCTTGCAGAGTCGACGCCGGATGCAGCGAAGGATGCGAAGGAGATCGTCGCGGGACTCGGCGACAAGCCACCGGGCGTGTGGTTGTTGGATCGCGAGAAGGACTCGCTGATGCGTTTGTTGCGCATCCAGAACCTTCCCACGATGGTTCTCGTCTCACCTGAAGGCAGTGTGATTTACAACGGACATCCTTCTGAAGACGGACTGTGGGATGCCTTATCGAAACTTGCACCCGAAGTAAAACGACCCGCTGTCGAAGGACATTGA
- a CDS encoding lytic transglycosylase: MSTVRYLALATAAFTLASCSLFKKGEENYDTVDGAPPSDPYGVPGDVSAEAVPYQAVNPPANANPTYGQAAYEDHAATPTPAAPTGSSPAPSAASTSHTVVRGDTLGAIARRYGTTSAAIKQANAMTSDTVVLGKTLVIPGSSGPVKSAPAAGGKTHLVAKGDSLSRIAAKYGTTSEAIKKANAMKSDTVVLGTKLRIP, encoded by the coding sequence ATGAGCACCGTCCGCTACCTTGCCCTGGCTACCGCCGCCTTCACACTCGCCTCTTGCTCGCTCTTCAAGAAGGGCGAGGAAAACTACGATACCGTCGATGGTGCACCTCCATCCGATCCTTACGGAGTTCCCGGTGATGTATCGGCTGAAGCCGTGCCTTACCAAGCGGTGAATCCACCCGCCAATGCCAACCCGACGTACGGGCAAGCCGCCTATGAAGACCACGCGGCCACGCCAACACCGGCCGCACCTACTGGTTCATCACCGGCACCATCGGCCGCCAGCACGAGTCACACCGTGGTGAGAGGCGACACGCTTGGTGCCATCGCACGCCGCTACGGCACCACCTCCGCGGCGATCAAACAAGCCAACGCCATGACCAGCGATACCGTCGTGCTCGGCAAGACGCTCGTCATCCCCGGCTCCTCCGGCCCGGTGAAATCCGCACCAGCCGCCGGTGGCAAGACCCACCTCGTTGCCAAGGGCGACTCGCTCAGCCGCATCGCCGCGAAATACGGCACCACCTCCGAGGCGATCAAGAAGGCCAATGCCATGAAGTCCGATACGGTGGTGCTCGGCACCAAGCTCCGCATTCCTTGA
- a CDS encoding TatD family hydrolase, which yields MLTDSHCHLASHRFAPAEVPDLIARAKAHGVTRLVTLVTGLDDLEANLAIAAAHPEVSVCIGFHPCDAHEAPDDGIDRLRLHVSDPRVCGIGETGLDYYHPAPEGWTEETFRERQRLLLDAHFELAAEADLNVVIHTRDTKGDASFQDALAIYRRYAAKVRAVFHCFIGPEANAREVIALGGLVSFGGVATFKNAADVLATATAVPADSFLLETDSPYLAPVPHRGQRNEPAYVRHVAEHLAQHRGITLQQLASQTEATASAFFRFRA from the coding sequence GTGCTCACCGATTCCCACTGCCACCTCGCCAGCCATCGCTTCGCTCCGGCGGAGGTTCCCGATCTCATCGCACGGGCGAAAGCCCACGGCGTGACGCGCCTCGTCACCTTGGTGACCGGTCTCGACGACCTCGAAGCGAATCTCGCCATCGCCGCAGCCCATCCCGAAGTCTCGGTCTGCATCGGCTTCCACCCCTGCGATGCGCATGAAGCTCCCGATGACGGGATCGATCGCTTGCGGCTTCACGTTTCCGATCCACGCGTCTGCGGCATCGGCGAGACCGGCCTCGACTACTACCACCCCGCGCCCGAGGGATGGACCGAGGAAACCTTCCGCGAGCGCCAACGGCTGCTGCTCGATGCGCACTTCGAACTCGCGGCTGAAGCCGACCTCAACGTCGTGATCCACACCCGCGACACGAAGGGCGATGCCTCGTTCCAAGACGCGCTCGCCATCTATCGTCGTTATGCAGCGAAGGTACGCGCCGTGTTCCACTGCTTCATCGGCCCCGAAGCGAATGCCCGCGAAGTGATCGCACTCGGTGGCCTCGTATCCTTCGGTGGAGTCGCGACCTTCAAGAATGCTGCCGATGTGCTTGCCACCGCCACTGCAGTACCGGCAGATAGCTTCCTGTTGGAAACCGATTCACCGTACCTTGCGCCGGTGCCACATCGGGGCCAACGTAACGAGCCTGCCTACGTCAGGCATGTTGCCGAGCACCTCGCACAGCATCGTGGAATCACACTCCAACAGCTCGCCTCTCAAACGGAAGCAACCGCATCGGCCTTCTTCCGCTTCCGTGCGTGA
- a CDS encoding POT family MFS transporter produces the protein MSYRTSALDTDRMPPGIPFIIGNEAAERFSFYGMRTILVVFMTKYLWLMDQQAGTAMTNAAAREHYHDFVAYAYLTPFLGALLSDVLLGKYRTILWLSIFYCLGHGALALMGTSGSSTTWLYTGLILICLGAGGIKPCVSAHVGDQFGPKNSHLLTRVYNWFYFSINFGSFFSTLLTPWLLEHYGPHWAFGIPGGLMALATLVFWMGRNRFVHVPPAGSSFFRELGSREGLVALAKLIPLFLFIAVFWGLYDQTGSSWVQQAAQMNLNFMGITWLESQVQAANPILILLFVPLFSLVLYPLINRVFKLTPLRKIGFGLFLTVGCFALSTLIQSWIDKGQSPSIGWQLTAYILITAAEVMVSIVGLEFSYTQAPKSMKSLVMACYLAAVFIGNKMTAQVNEFIQIPSAAEEQLGAATANLPGDWRKDPRNVVLPGLSLEDPADDMVAHLKNGTIDELDLPGHDAFKSAAAVIETAARKNNDQLPEPDKLGADLGKDIFGNAIRYEIIDSTHFRLISDGADRKPGTKWDIGLTVSVEKPEGPGSATSWLERRKAQMGISTANTTSETRYSASAFCGGQTKLEGAEYFRFFTWLMLGTAVLYVPFALAYRPRTYLHE, from the coding sequence ATGTCCTACCGCACCAGCGCTCTCGACACCGACCGGATGCCTCCGGGCATCCCCTTCATCATCGGCAACGAGGCCGCGGAGCGGTTCTCCTTCTATGGCATGCGGACCATTCTGGTGGTCTTCATGACGAAGTACCTGTGGCTGATGGACCAGCAGGCGGGCACGGCGATGACGAACGCTGCCGCGCGGGAGCATTACCACGATTTCGTGGCCTATGCCTATCTCACACCGTTCCTAGGAGCGCTCCTCAGCGATGTTCTGCTGGGGAAATACCGCACGATCCTCTGGCTATCCATCTTCTATTGCCTGGGGCACGGGGCACTCGCCCTCATGGGCACTTCCGGGAGTTCGACGACGTGGCTCTACACCGGCCTGATTCTCATTTGCCTCGGAGCGGGCGGGATCAAGCCCTGCGTCTCCGCGCACGTGGGTGACCAGTTCGGCCCGAAGAATTCGCATCTGCTGACGCGCGTTTACAACTGGTTCTACTTCTCGATCAATTTCGGCTCGTTCTTCTCGACCCTTCTCACCCCTTGGCTGCTTGAGCACTATGGCCCGCATTGGGCGTTCGGCATTCCCGGAGGATTGATGGCGCTCGCGACCTTGGTCTTCTGGATGGGTCGAAACCGATTCGTCCATGTACCTCCGGCGGGATCCTCCTTTTTCCGCGAGCTGGGATCGCGCGAAGGCCTGGTCGCGCTCGCCAAGCTCATTCCACTCTTCCTGTTCATAGCGGTCTTCTGGGGCCTCTACGATCAGACCGGATCCTCATGGGTCCAGCAGGCTGCCCAGATGAACCTGAATTTCATGGGCATCACCTGGCTGGAATCCCAGGTCCAGGCGGCGAACCCCATCCTCATCCTTCTTTTCGTCCCGCTCTTCAGCCTGGTGCTCTACCCGCTGATCAATCGCGTCTTCAAACTCACGCCCCTGCGCAAGATCGGCTTCGGCCTCTTCCTGACCGTGGGCTGCTTCGCCCTGTCCACCTTGATCCAATCATGGATCGACAAGGGCCAAAGCCCTTCGATCGGCTGGCAGCTTACCGCTTACATTCTCATCACCGCAGCGGAGGTGATGGTGTCCATTGTAGGCTTGGAGTTCTCCTACACCCAGGCACCCAAGAGCATGAAGTCGCTCGTCATGGCGTGCTACCTCGCCGCGGTCTTCATCGGTAACAAGATGACCGCCCAGGTCAATGAGTTCATCCAGATTCCCAGTGCCGCCGAGGAGCAGTTGGGCGCAGCCACGGCAAACCTGCCGGGAGATTGGCGGAAGGATCCGCGCAATGTCGTGCTGCCCGGACTTTCGCTCGAGGATCCGGCCGATGACATGGTGGCCCATCTGAAAAACGGCACTATCGATGAACTCGATCTGCCGGGTCACGATGCATTCAAGAGCGCCGCCGCCGTGATCGAGACCGCCGCACGCAAGAACAACGACCAGCTTCCCGAGCCGGACAAACTCGGCGCCGACCTCGGCAAGGACATCTTCGGCAATGCCATCCGCTACGAGATCATCGACTCGACCCACTTCCGCCTGATCAGTGACGGCGCGGACCGCAAGCCGGGTACCAAATGGGATATCGGGCTCACCGTCTCCGTCGAAAAACCCGAGGGCCCCGGCAGCGCCACGAGCTGGCTCGAGAGGCGCAAGGCGCAGATGGGCATCTCCACCGCCAACACCACTTCCGAGACCCGCTATTCCGCTTCCGCGTTCTGCGGCGGCCAAACGAAGCTCGAGGGAGCGGAGTACTTCCGCTTCTTCACCTGGCTGATGTTGGGCACCGCGGTGCTTTACGTGCCCTTCGCGTTGGCGTATCGCCCGCGGACTTACCTGCACGAATAA